The genomic region CTCTACTATGGCATGACTGATTTCTAACATCGCATCCTTTATTTTTAGTGATTGGGCTAGTTTTTCCTTTCTTAGCTTAAAGGGTGTAAAATCCTGAATTATCCCATGGGTTACATCTTTTTTAAAATCATATTCAAACCTTAATCCAAGCCACTTTACTTGACCAAGGTGGTTATACCGCCCTTCATACCAATCACTTTTTCCTTTTGCTTGTTTATTAAGAAGTCTATGTATGATTTGGTCTTTTTGTGAGCTGAAATAAGTGGTTATTATATTTCTAATATCATTTCGCTCATAGTTTTTTAAACCCAAAAAACTTAATACTTGATTTGATACTTTGCTGCTACCTTTACTATGATCAAACTCCCAACTTCCAACGCCAGCAAGCTCCTCGGTTATTATACTATCTTCATTTCTATTCATAACTACCCCCTGAGAAATTGTAATCATAACTTTCACCCAGTTTTAAATCAAGCATTTTTAGGCTATTTTATATTTTTCATAACAAAGCCAAGGAGTATGCTATTAAGAATGTCTGGTTTTTCAAAAATAGTCACATGACCACAATCAGGTATAATAACGTGTTCAGAGTTCGGAATATTATCTGCAATTATTTTCGAGAATTTTCTAGGCTTTAGTATATCATCTTCTCCACACACCACCAAAGCAGGACATTGAATGTTACACAGTTCTTCTGTCATATGTACATCCTGCTCAAAAGTATCATATAGCTGTACCTGTCCATCAAAATAATCATCAGGCGCGTTAGCCACACCTTTAGCTCTTGCCTTCAATGTATTTAAATTTTTTTCAATAAAGCTATTATGATAAATAGTCGGCGCCATACCCCAGAAGAATTTTTCAGCGTCCCTATCTTCAGCTGCAGTTTTCCACCCTCTAACAAAAAGTTTTAAAGTTTCATCTAATTCACTTACAGAGTCTATAATGGAGATGGTTTTTACAAACTCAGGGTGATCGATTGCCATGCGCATTGCCACCTCACCACCATAAGATGTTCCTATAAGGTGTGCTTTTTTTATGCCTAAGCTTTTCATAAGTTCAACTGTTTCGTCAGAGTGTTCCGAAAAGGTATAAGGTCCTTTAGGTTTATCTGATAGCATTTGCCCTTTAAAGTCATGAAGCAGGATTTTGAAATTATGATTTTCAAATATAGGCAGCTGTAATATCCAGCTACTGACCGACGCCATAACCCCATTTAAAAAGACTATAGCTTCTTCGGCATCTGGGTTTCCTTTTATATCATAGTATAGGTTAACACCGTTAATGTTTTTTTTAGGCATAATAATACGCTCCTTTTATAATAACTTTTTACAGCATCAAAAATTTCTTGTCAGTATACCCTAATCATACTATTTAAATAATCTGTTAGCAATATTTTATGATTAAAAGTAAAAATAAAAATGTTTGCCTATTTTTATTAGGCATATCAATTAATTTTCTAGCAGCTATTTTATGCACGAACCCTTCTGCCTCTCATACTATAAAACAGTATCTACTTAGGGAGGGAGTAAGGTGACTAAGGAAAAATCAGCTCTGCTAGCTATTTTAGCTAGTATTTTTTTAGTAGTATTAAAACTTTCTGTTGGTATAGCTGCTAATTCCGTTAGTATAATATCTGACGCTATGCATTCATTTATGGATGTATTAGCTTCCACTATGACCTTTTTTGCAATTCGATTTGCTCAAAAGCCGCCTGATAAATGCCATAATTTTGGTCACGGGAAAATTGAAGACCTAGCCGCAGTAATTCAAAGTATACTAATCTTGATGGTTTCTGTTACGATAATTAGGCAAGCGTATATTCGTATAGTTGAGCAAAATTATATTACAGATACGACGTTAGGTATAGTTGTAATGCTTGTATCTATTGCCATTCATGGCTTAGTGGTTTGGAATATGTTAACTGTTGCCAAAAAAGAAAATTCCATTGCTTTGCGTGCTAATGGGTTACATCTTTTAACGGATATTATCACTTCTGTAGGAGTTGTTATAGGTCTTGTCTTTATCCATTTCACTGGACTTAAAATATTAGATCCTATAATAGCAATGGTTGTCGCGCTAATAATAATAAAAACCGGATTTTCCATAGGCAGGGATTCTTTAAAAAGTTTGTTGGACAGTTCGTTAAGTGAAAAAGATATTCAAAAGGTCAAAGATATTATTGAGAAATACTCACCACCAATTATGGAGTACCATAAGCTACGGACTAGGAAGATGGGTGGAGATAAGCAAATGGATGTTCATATAGTGCTACCTAAAGATATGAATATAAAAGAGGCGCATGATCTGAGTATTGATGTACAGTCGGAGATAGAGAAGAGTTTTAGAGACGCTAAGGTTGTAATTCATTTAGAGCCTAAAGAATAGTTCGATAATCAAAAAAGATAGACCATATCAACTTTTGATATGGTCTATCTTTTTTGACATTATTAAAGTTTTACTTTATAGGCTGCTTCATTATATAAAAAGAAAATTTCTCTTTGTTTATAGTAGCGCTTACTTTCTCATACTTCTTCATACCGATATCTTGATATAAAGATATCGCTTTTTCATTGTCTGCTTCTACATCTAGTACTATATTTTTTAAACCTAGGTTTTTGCTTTCATTATATACATAATCTAGCAACTTTTTTCCTAAGCCTTTTTTTCTGAAATTCGGTGAAATAGCTAGATTGCTTAGATAAAATTCATCATCTTCTACTTTTAAAAACTTCTTCTCCGCGAGGATAGACCTAATTAAAACCACTGGGGAATATAGCTTATAATGCTTTAAAATTACCAGTCCAGATTTAAAAGTTCTTATAAATTCACCTTTTCCTGTATATCCCAACACTAGTCCCGCATGGCGTCCATCTACCATAATAAATTTACAATATTGATAACTAAAGATTGATGAAGGAGTTTTATATAGCTTATTAATCAACACTCTAAAATCAGATCCCAACAAAGCTCTAAAAAAGCTGGGAGCAGACATTTCAATCAACATTGTAGCTATTTCACTATCTTCTATTGTCCCTTGTTTAAATTGTATATTTTCCAATTTGTTTCCCCCTGATATATGCCTTTACTTTATTATAAGTTTGCTATTAATGTTTGTTACTTTCGGAAGCAAAATGTCCTGTTTTTAAAAAAGAGAAAACATGCTTTTGGACCTTTGAGGAGTTCATGATAAAGGTGTGGTTTTCTTCAACCGTGATGAAATCTTTCATTCCCTCAATTTTTGTATTTTCTACAGTAACCTTGCCGTCGTTTTTTTTACCCTTGAGAAAAAAACGAGAAAAGATTCTGTTTATGCTGCTAGTACCAGCGATAACTCCTAAAGAAAAGTCCACTCTTTGGGGCAATTTTTGAGCTATCCCCTGCGAGTCTGTGCCCAGTTCTAAAGCAGCAGGACCCAAAACCCAATACAATAAAGGGGTTTTTCGCATATAGTCCACCACCTGACTCCCTTTGTTGGGGGGAGCCAACATTACCACATGCCCCCAATTTCTCAAATGGTGTTTTTCAGCTATAACCCGTAAAATAATTCCTCCTAAAGAGTGCGTTACAAAATTCAGCTCTTTTACTTCAGTTAACTTTTTTTCTTCTAGCATTTTATACACTAGGTCAGCAAGCTTGTTAATTTTATGTTTAGTAGAAGGATAGTGAAGGTTATAAACTATGAATCCACTCTCACTTAAAAATCTTTCCATTTTTTCCATAGCAGTGTTGGTTCTTCCTAATCCATGAAGAAGCACTACATATTTACCCATTTTTATCACCCTACCTGTTAAGGCATTTTAGTATTTCATAAGGGCTATCTACAACCTCATCGGCCCCATTTTCTCTAAGCTCCTGCGCACCTCGAAATCCCCAAGATACTCCTACGCCGAAAACGTCGGCATTTTGTGCGGTAACCATGTCTACATCGGAGTCTCCTACATAGGCAACCTCACTTTGTTTCACCTTTAACTTGTCTGCTATAGCTAAGAGAGATTTGGGGTCAGGCTTTAAAGGAGCTTTATCAGGGTCCCAGCCTTGAACCACGTCAAATTCCCATTTATCTAAGTATTTATCATATGCCTCTAAAGTAAAACTGTGAGGTTTATTTGATAAAATAGCAAGTTTAGTTCCTTGCTCTTTTAAATTAGTTAAAGCCTTTCCTATTCCAGGGTAAAGTTTTGTTTTGTTGTCCCAGTTTTTTGCAAAGGTTTGACGCATATTTTCTGTGAATTTTTCAATATTTTCTCTATCTCGCATTTGCTTTGGTAACGCTCTTTTTACCATCTTGGGCATACCATTTCCCACAAAGTGTTTATAGCTATCAACAGGATGGGTAGGTAGGTTGGCTTCGCTAAGAACTAGGTTCATAGAATCGGCTATATCTTCTATAGTATCTAAAAGTGTTCCATCTAAGTCAAAAATAACTGCTTTTTTCATATACATCCTCTCCTTATTTAACATTTATTCCCGCTAGATATCCTGTTGAAAAAGCTATCTGTAGGTTAAATCCTCCGGTGTATGCATCTAAATCTAGCACTTCACCGGCAAAGTACAATCCTTGTACTATCTTAGATTCCATAGTTGATGGATCAACTTCCTTAACATCCACTCCCCCAGCAGTAATAATGGCTTCCTTAAACCCTCGCAGCGACAGCGGCGTTATTACAAGCCCCTTTAAAAGGTGAACAAGTCTTTGTCGTTCCTCTTTTGATATTTGATTTACCGGCTTGTCTTCGGGAATTTCGCTTAATTTTATCATCACCGGTATTAACTTTTTAGGCAGCAGCTCACCTAAGGAGTTTGCAAATATCTTTCTAGAATATTTTTGAAAATCTTTTTGTATTCTTTCGTCTAGCTTTTTTTCATCTAAGGCGGGCTTTAAATCTATCTTTATGGAAAAATCCCCTTTTTTAATATCTTGAATATGCCCGCTAGCGGATAAAGCCATGGGACCAGAAATGCCGTAATGGGTAAATAGCATCTCACCAAAATCCTCAAAAATCAGCTTTCCATCTTTAAACAATTTTAGCTCTGTATTTTTAAGAGATAGTCCCTGTAAGTCTTTTACCCAGTCTTCCTTAACTTCCAAAGGAGTGAGAGCTGGCTTTGGTGGTATTATGTTGTGGCCAAGCCTTTTGGCAAAATGATAGCCATCTCCTGTGGAGCCTGTGCCTGGATAGGATTTCCCGCCAGTAGCGACTACAACGCTGTCACAGGGTATGCTTGTTTCATCTTTTAGTACCACTTTAGAAACTTTATTATCCTCAGCTTTAATTGATTTAACTACGCTATTATACTTTATCTCTACCCCTTGTCTTTTGGCATGCCTTTTTAAGGCATTTACCACATCAGCAGATTTGTCTGAGACAGGGAAAACTCGGCCTCCCCTTTCTACTTTGGTTGGCACATTTTGCTTTTCAATAAGCTGTATCACAGCGTTATTGTCAAAGGTATAAAAGGCGCTATATAAAAATTCTTTGTTATGTACAACGTTTGATATCAGAGTTTCTACGTCAGCGCTATTTGTAATATTGCACCTACCCTTTCCTGTTATCAAAAGTTTTGTGCCTAATCTATCATTTTTTTCAAGCAAGGTTACGGCATGTCCCCTGCTAGCTGCCGTAGCAGCTGCTAAAAGACCAGCAGCTCCCCCGCCTATAACTACAATTTGTTTATTATCCAAAGCTGTCACCTCGTTTTCATTAAGAACCTATACTATTAATGTTAGCATATTTTAGCATTGTTAACCATATGAGAAGTTGGATGTGGGAGGTTAGAAGTGTAAAAGTAAAATAGTAAAGCCATGAGGCTTTACTATATGCTGGTTCATATGAGCTCGGTGCAATCATTCCTCGCTATCTGACATTGCTTTGTATTCTTCTACATAAGCGTCTATAACCATTCTAAAATATTTGGCATGTTTTTCTGGGCTTTTATCCTCCTTAAAGGATATGTCTTGTATGGTGCCTGAAATATTTTTGTATGCCCTTTTCAGTTGTTCAACTTCTTTATGAGCTTTTTCGAGGTCTGCTCTGTCTATTGCATCTTGGGTAGCATTAAGCTTATCATCATAAAAGTTAAAAATATCATAGGCACTTAAAAGACCGTAATTAAGAAG from Proteinivorax hydrogeniformans harbors:
- a CDS encoding alpha/beta hydrolase, translated to MPKKNINGVNLYYDIKGNPDAEEAIVFLNGVMASVSSWILQLPIFENHNFKILLHDFKGQMLSDKPKGPYTFSEHSDETVELMKSLGIKKAHLIGTSYGGEVAMRMAIDHPEFVKTISIIDSVSELDETLKLFVRGWKTAAEDRDAEKFFWGMAPTIYHNSFIEKNLNTLKARAKGVANAPDDYFDGQVQLYDTFEQDVHMTEELCNIQCPALVVCGEDDILKPRKFSKIIADNIPNSEHVIIPDCGHVTIFEKPDILNSILLGFVMKNIK
- a CDS encoding cation diffusion facilitator family transporter is translated as MTKEKSALLAILASIFLVVLKLSVGIAANSVSIISDAMHSFMDVLASTMTFFAIRFAQKPPDKCHNFGHGKIEDLAAVIQSILILMVSVTIIRQAYIRIVEQNYITDTTLGIVVMLVSIAIHGLVVWNMLTVAKKENSIALRANGLHLLTDIITSVGVVIGLVFIHFTGLKILDPIIAMVVALIIIKTGFSIGRDSLKSLLDSSLSEKDIQKVKDIIEKYSPPIMEYHKLRTRKMGGDKQMDVHIVLPKDMNIKEAHDLSIDVQSEIEKSFRDAKVVIHLEPKE
- a CDS encoding N-acetyltransferase, with protein sequence MENIQFKQGTIEDSEIATMLIEMSAPSFFRALLGSDFRVLINKLYKTPSSIFSYQYCKFIMVDGRHAGLVLGYTGKGEFIRTFKSGLVILKHYKLYSPVVLIRSILAEKKFLKVEDDEFYLSNLAISPNFRKKGLGKKLLDYVYNESKNLGLKNIVLDVEADNEKAISLYQDIGMKKYEKVSATINKEKFSFYIMKQPIK
- a CDS encoding HAD family hydrolase, with product MKKAVIFDLDGTLLDTIEDIADSMNLVLSEANLPTHPVDSYKHFVGNGMPKMVKRALPKQMRDRENIEKFTENMRQTFAKNWDNKTKLYPGIGKALTNLKEQGTKLAILSNKPHSFTLEAYDKYLDKWEFDVVQGWDPDKAPLKPDPKSLLAIADKLKVKQSEVAYVGDSDVDMVTAQNADVFGVGVSWGFRGAQELRENGADEVVDSPYEILKCLNR
- a CDS encoding NAD(P)/FAD-dependent oxidoreductase, which codes for MDNKQIVVIGGGAAGLLAAATAASRGHAVTLLEKNDRLGTKLLITGKGRCNITNSADVETLISNVVHNKEFLYSAFYTFDNNAVIQLIEKQNVPTKVERGGRVFPVSDKSADVVNALKRHAKRQGVEIKYNSVVKSIKAEDNKVSKVVLKDETSIPCDSVVVATGGKSYPGTGSTGDGYHFAKRLGHNIIPPKPALTPLEVKEDWVKDLQGLSLKNTELKLFKDGKLIFEDFGEMLFTHYGISGPMALSASGHIQDIKKGDFSIKIDLKPALDEKKLDERIQKDFQKYSRKIFANSLGELLPKKLIPVMIKLSEIPEDKPVNQISKEERQRLVHLLKGLVITPLSLRGFKEAIITAGGVDVKEVDPSTMESKIVQGLYFAGEVLDLDAYTGGFNLQIAFSTGYLAGINVK